The region TCCGACAGGCGGAGTGCGGCGGGGATCCTCGCCCCGAACACGGCCCCGCGCCCATCGCCGCCTCCGTCGATGAGCCAGACCTCGCCGCCCACACGCCGCGCCAGGTCTCGCGAGAGGGGCAGCCCGAACCCCCGGCCGTGCACGGCGTCGTCCGGGACACGCTCGACACGATCCACGTCGGCGCCGGCATCCGCTCCACCCGCGACTTCCGCGCGCCCGCCGGCATCCGACCGCGCCGCGCCGCCTGCGCGTGCGAACGGATCCGTGCCCGCGGGCACGCCGTTCCCCGAGTCGGAGACGGTGACCACGAGCTCGTCGGCGTCGCCGAGGAGGGCGACCTCGATCCACGCGGCGCCCGCGCCGTCGGACGCGACGGCTGCGTCGACGGCGGCCGTGAGCGCGTTGTCGACGAGGTTGCCGACGATCGCCGCGACGTCTTCGACGGCCTCGAGCGTACCGAGGAGCAGGGTGTCGTCGGAGATCCGCAGTGCGACCCCGCGCTCGCGGGCGGTCAGCGCCTTTGCGCCGAGCAGCGACTGCAGGAACGGGTCGGTGACCCGCTCGATGCCGACGACGGCGAAGTCGACGGAGCCCCGGGCGAGCAGATCGCCGAGGAAGGCGCGGGCGTCGGGCACGCGCTCCGCGTCGAGCAGACCGGCTGCGACATGAAGCCGGTTGGCGAATTCGTGCCGCTGCACCCGCAGCGCCTCGGTCATGGCGCGAACCGAGTCGAGGCGCGTGGCGAGCGCCTCGACGTCGGTGCGGTCGCGGATCACGATCACCTCGCCGAGTGCCGTCGCGTTCCGTGTCACCGGGCGCGCATCGATGTACAGCACGCGGTCGCCGACGACGACGCCGTCGGTCGCGCGTCCGGAGCGGATGTCGGCGACCACCGCGCCGCCGAGGCCGAGCCCGTCGAACGCCCGGCCGAGCGGAGCGTCGATGCCGAGCATCCGTTCGGCTGCGTCGTTGCAGACGCGCACCGTGCCGTCGGGGTCGAGCGCGATCACGCCGTCGCCCACCCCGTCGAGCACGGCCGCCTGATTCTGCACCAGCGCGACGAGCTCCTCCGGCTGCACGCCGAGGGTGAGCCGCTCGAAGCGCCGACGCAGCAGCAGCGTCGCGAGGGCGGCGAGGGCGACCGCGCCGCCGGCGACGATCGCGATCGAGGCGATCACAGCGGGAAGGTCGTCGAAGACGCTCGCGCGCTCGAACCCGACGCTCACCTCGCCTACGGGCGCGCCGCCGTCCGCAGGGAAGACGGGAACCTTGGCGCGCGCCGACTCGCCGAGCGTGCCGACCTCCCAATCGACCACCTCGTTGCCCGCCAGCACCTCCTCGAACGGCGTCGAGACGACCTGCCCGAGGATCTCGGCGTTCGGATGGGCCAGGCGGATGCCGTGGTCGTCGGTGATGACGACGAACAGGGCGTCGGTGCGGGCGGCGACGTCGGCCG is a window of Microbacterium terrae DNA encoding:
- a CDS encoding sensor histidine kinase; protein product: MRFATRLLLVQLVTVVAVVAVCTAVFGWLAVRQLRAESEASALNIARTVAEDPDVQALVAEYSADPGTPDAAGLSVGPLQELAADVAARTDALFVVITDDHGIRLAHPNAEILGQVVSTPFEEVLAGNEVVDWEVGTLGESARAKVPVFPADGGAPVGEVSVGFERASVFDDLPAVIASIAIVAGGAVALAALATLLLRRRFERLTLGVQPEELVALVQNQAAVLDGVGDGVIALDPDGTVRVCNDAAERMLGIDAPLGRAFDGLGLGGAVVADIRSGRATDGVVVGDRVLYIDARPVTRNATALGEVIVIRDRTDVEALATRLDSVRAMTEALRVQRHEFANRLHVAAGLLDAERVPDARAFLGDLLARGSVDFAVVGIERVTDPFLQSLLGAKALTARERGVALRISDDTLLLGTLEAVEDVAAIVGNLVDNALTAAVDAAVASDGAGAAWIEVALLGDADELVVTVSDSGNGVPAGTDPFARAGGAARSDAGGRAEVAGGADAGADVDRVERVPDDAVHGRGFGLPLSRDLARRVGGEVWLIDGGGDGRGAVFGARIPAALRLSDTAPRDRDGTPDHPGPAAPHDTETATARSEEEP